The following coding sequences are from one Formosa haliotis window:
- a CDS encoding cupin domain-containing protein, with protein sequence MERFSQKYVITKDMEWEELGGGVSRKFLGYDNQIMMVQVKFEKGALGSPHQHFHTQATYVVSGKFEFEIDGVKQIVEGGDGVYIEPNLLHSAVCLEEGMLIDTFSPVREDFLSGGGVSYFGDKE encoded by the coding sequence ATGGAAAGATTTAGTCAAAAGTACGTTATCACAAAAGACATGGAATGGGAAGAACTTGGTGGAGGAGTGTCAAGAAAATTCTTAGGTTACGATAACCAAATTATGATGGTACAAGTAAAATTTGAAAAAGGGGCATTAGGTTCTCCTCACCAACATTTTCATACCCAAGCAACTTATGTTGTTTCAGGTAAATTCGAATTTGAAATTGATGGCGTAAAGCAAATCGTTGAAGGAGGAGATGGTGTTTATATCGAGCCAAATTTATTACATAGTGCAGTTTGTTTAGAAGAAGGAATGTTAATTGATACCTTTAGCCCAGTAAGAGAAGATTTCTTGTCTGGTGGTGGAGTATCTTATTTCGGAGACAAAGAGTAG
- a CDS encoding SusC/RagA family TonB-linked outer membrane protein: MDLKKQLVLYVVLLLNTALFAQDLVSGVVSDENEVPIPGVNVLIVGTTKGASTDFDGKYELLVEKGDILQFSYLGYVTQVITATGNQVINVVLKEDLSELDEVVVIGYGTQKKSHVTGAVSKVVNDDLDQIAVSRVDDALVGQVSGVNIQQTDGEAGAAPSITIRGVGSMAGDSTPLIVVDGVIVDSSFLGSLNMNDVESFEILKDAASSSIFGSKGSNGIIQIQMKAGVAGKTRINYSTFTGMKTARKSDAYGYTTRAWADQQMRDVGELSIYTQAQLQIGTDRSWQDVFFESGIINNHSLSLRGGNDNTKYVVSLNYANDEGVMLKDNYTKYGARVKVDSKINDKFKIGASLSPSYTDRTRFSENIHNVARHQPWLPIYHTEETLKFIDPNGAYKDIEVGDYARQDHFTMFDFNGDGVYDEQLLNIGNSNNSNPYARIVERDREDKTFQLYGSFYGQYDIIDGLSFKSSLSGSYTQRRRTDYMGTLAREVPTDAYMEEISQGDNYMLFDNFFNYNKSFGKHDLGVTAGASVESRNYFFSGFTGTGYTNDEVKEITNATAISQFDGFTWQKRGISYVARATYAFDNKYLASFSFRRDGSSIFGLDYKYGNFPAGSVGWNIAKEDFLVESNVVSNLKLRVSYGVTGNDRLNTGAVDLDANGGGSTLSTGNILVDYYPHLALLSASGNSYPVDGNITAGFSPVNIANPDLRWERLIEINPGIDYGFLNNRITGSVDWYQRTSDQLLLNNPISVTTGFDGALVNLGEVTNEGWEIELRTKNITSEKFRWSTTVIATTNQNTLVDFADSNGQITSLDPARPAEWINLEGQPISQFYGYVVDKEIPFEYRDRPYRHVGAESGLVYVKDLNGDGVLDDDDKTVLGNPYPELIWSFTNEFSFGDFDFSFMFQGSHGAEVRNIADHYLFSNNNNRALIPNSEGMEAPNQEFLVDKFFTNSIVQDASYIALRNVNIGYNLPSDVLDKFKISGLRVYATGQNLLYFTADNYTGWNPEAVDKTNPTQYGYQRGGSPIYSTVSLGLNLDF; the protein is encoded by the coding sequence ATGGATTTGAAAAAACAATTAGTATTGTATGTAGTTCTGTTGCTAAACACAGCTTTGTTTGCGCAGGATCTCGTTTCAGGGGTCGTTTCTGACGAGAATGAAGTTCCTATACCGGGGGTAAATGTCTTGATTGTAGGGACAACTAAGGGAGCTTCTACTGATTTTGACGGAAAGTATGAGCTTTTAGTTGAAAAAGGAGATATATTACAATTCTCTTATTTAGGTTATGTTACTCAGGTTATCACTGCCACAGGTAATCAGGTAATTAATGTAGTGTTAAAAGAAGACTTAAGTGAATTAGATGAAGTAGTTGTAATTGGATACGGTACTCAGAAAAAATCACACGTAACTGGAGCGGTTTCAAAAGTTGTTAACGACGATCTAGATCAAATTGCAGTATCAAGGGTTGATGATGCCTTAGTAGGTCAGGTTTCTGGGGTTAACATTCAGCAAACAGATGGTGAGGCGGGTGCAGCACCAAGTATTACAATTAGAGGGGTTGGATCTATGGCAGGTGATTCTACTCCATTAATCGTTGTAGATGGTGTTATAGTAGATTCTAGTTTCTTAGGATCTTTAAATATGAACGATGTAGAATCTTTTGAGATATTAAAGGATGCGGCATCTTCTTCTATTTTCGGTTCTAAAGGATCTAATGGTATTATCCAAATTCAAATGAAAGCGGGTGTAGCAGGTAAAACAAGAATTAACTATTCTACGTTTACTGGTATGAAAACTGCTAGAAAAAGTGATGCTTACGGATATACTACAAGAGCATGGGCAGATCAACAAATGAGAGATGTAGGTGAGTTATCTATTTATACTCAAGCACAACTACAAATTGGTACAGACCGTTCTTGGCAAGATGTATTCTTTGAATCAGGTATCATTAATAACCACTCTTTATCTTTAAGAGGTGGTAACGACAATACTAAGTATGTTGTGAGTTTAAACTATGCTAATGACGAAGGTGTAATGTTAAAAGATAATTACACAAAGTATGGTGCCAGAGTTAAAGTGGATAGTAAAATTAACGATAAATTTAAAATTGGTGCTAGTTTAAGCCCTTCTTATACAGATAGAACACGTTTTTCTGAAAACATTCATAACGTAGCAAGACACCAACCTTGGTTGCCTATCTATCATACAGAAGAAACACTTAAATTTATTGATCCAAATGGAGCATATAAAGACATTGAAGTAGGGGATTACGCTAGACAAGATCACTTTACTATGTTCGATTTTAATGGTGATGGTGTATACGATGAGCAATTATTAAATATTGGTAACAGTAATAACTCTAACCCTTACGCTAGAATTGTAGAACGTGATAGAGAAGATAAAACATTCCAATTATATGGTAGTTTTTACGGACAATACGATATTATAGATGGATTAAGCTTTAAGAGTTCATTATCTGGTTCTTATACACAAAGAAGAAGAACAGATTACATGGGAACACTTGCGAGAGAAGTGCCTACAGATGCTTATATGGAAGAGATTTCTCAAGGAGACAACTATATGCTTTTTGATAACTTCTTCAACTATAACAAATCTTTTGGAAAACATGACTTAGGTGTAACTGCGGGTGCATCTGTTGAGAGTAGAAATTATTTCTTCTCTGGATTCACAGGAACAGGATATACTAACGATGAGGTAAAAGAAATTACAAACGCAACTGCAATTTCTCAATTTGATGGATTTACATGGCAAAAAAGAGGTATCTCTTACGTAGCTAGAGCAACTTATGCATTCGATAATAAATATTTAGCGTCTTTCAGTTTCAGACGTGATGGTAGTTCAATCTTCGGTTTAGATTATAAATACGGTAATTTCCCTGCAGGTTCTGTTGGTTGGAATATTGCTAAAGAAGATTTCTTAGTAGAAAGTAATGTGGTAAGTAACCTTAAGTTAAGAGTTAGTTATGGTGTTACTGGTAACGACCGTTTAAATACAGGTGCGGTAGATTTAGATGCTAATGGTGGTGGATCTACATTAAGTACTGGTAATATCTTAGTAGATTACTATCCTCACTTAGCCTTATTAAGTGCTTCTGGTAACAGTTACCCAGTAGATGGTAATATTACAGCAGGTTTCTCTCCGGTAAATATTGCTAACCCAGATTTAAGATGGGAGCGTTTAATAGAGATTAACCCTGGTATTGACTATGGTTTCTTAAACAATAGAATTACAGGTTCTGTAGACTGGTACCAAAGAACAAGTGACCAGTTATTACTTAACAACCCAATTTCTGTAACTACAGGTTTCGACGGAGCATTAGTAAACTTAGGAGAAGTAACTAACGAAGGTTGGGAAATTGAATTAAGAACTAAGAATATTACTTCTGAGAAATTTAGATGGAGTACAACAGTTATCGCAACTACAAACCAAAATACATTAGTAGATTTCGCAGATTCTAACGGTCAAATTACAAGTTTAGATCCTGCTAGACCAGCAGAATGGATTAACTTAGAAGGACAACCAATATCTCAGTTCTACGGATATGTAGTAGATAAAGAAATTCCTTTTGAATATAGAGATAGACCTTACAGACACGTTGGTGCTGAATCTGGTTTAGTATATGTAAAAGATTTAAATGGTGATGGTGTTTTAGATGATGATGATAAAACAGTATTAGGTAACCCTTACCCAGAATTAATTTGGAGTTTTACAAATGAGTTTTCTTTCGGAGATTTCGATTTCTCTTTCATGTTCCAAGGTTCTCATGGTGCAGAAGTAAGAAACATTGCAGATCACTACTTATTTAGTAACAACAACAACAGAGCATTAATTCCAAACTCAGAAGGTATGGAAGCGCCTAATCAAGAATTCTTGGTAGATAAATTCTTTACAAACAGTATTGTTCAAGATGCATCTTATATCGCATTAAGAAACGTTAATATTGGATATAACTTACCAAGCGATGTGTTAGATAAATTTAAGATCTCAGGATTAAGAGTGTATGCTACAGGTCAAAACCTATTGTATTTCACTGCAGACAACTATACAGGATGGAATCCAGAGGCTGTAGATAAAACGAACCCAACACAATATGGATACCAAAGAGGAGGATCGCCAATTTATAGCACCGTATCTCTTGGATTAAATTTAGATTTTTAA
- a CDS encoding RagB/SusD family nutrient uptake outer membrane protein produces MKYFKYIAFILVGSLFTGCSDFLNPTPSSGITTDSYYKNADELETGLIGVYAGIKGINSTSKEDNHGVQWEFYVTEMRTDNTSTKTPDSEDASDAGQLESFAVLPTNNFVLNYFSSYFQIIYRANIILANMDVVDDEVRAAELEGEARFIRAYAYFNLVRLFGDLPYIDRVVTPDETEVQFTRVPTSVIYEDLIIPDLLSAVAGINHNYTTRANKNAAKALLAKVYLSLESPEYNKAQVLCEEIINSGKYQLQSNFSNVFYSELNSEVIWAIGYNSQLQDNSQLFSAEFMNAVGNSSGVNYVTTDLKAALDEEGGLRTPVAYREDPLTIFGGTIRYQTAKYFPDGDSGGADGQTFEGVPTLAGNDWIVLRYADVLLMHTEAILAGATETSNANAINSFMEVRRRAWPDSATPGKVTRDELLLERRVEFSSENQRFFDLLRFKVANSVLSAFAAANNFNFTANDLLLPIPQNEINLSKASGTEMRQNPGY; encoded by the coding sequence ATGAAATATTTTAAATATATCGCTTTTATTTTGGTGGGAAGTCTTTTCACGGGATGTAGCGACTTTTTAAACCCAACTCCAAGTTCTGGTATTACTACGGATTCGTATTATAAAAATGCCGACGAATTAGAAACAGGTTTAATTGGAGTATATGCTGGTATTAAAGGAATAAACAGTACTAGTAAAGAAGATAACCATGGTGTACAATGGGAGTTTTACGTAACAGAAATGCGTACTGATAATACGTCGACTAAAACGCCAGATTCGGAAGATGCATCTGATGCTGGGCAATTAGAAAGTTTTGCAGTACTGCCAACTAACAACTTCGTATTAAATTACTTTTCAAGTTATTTCCAAATTATATACAGAGCTAACATTATTTTAGCTAATATGGATGTTGTAGATGACGAAGTAAGAGCAGCAGAACTAGAAGGTGAAGCTAGATTTATTAGAGCTTATGCTTATTTTAACTTAGTACGTTTATTTGGTGATTTACCATATATTGATCGTGTTGTTACTCCAGATGAAACTGAAGTACAATTTACAAGAGTTCCTACAAGTGTAATCTACGAAGATTTAATTATTCCAGATTTATTAAGTGCTGTAGCAGGAATCAATCATAACTATACTACAAGAGCAAACAAAAATGCTGCAAAAGCATTATTAGCTAAGGTATACTTATCTTTAGAGTCGCCAGAGTATAATAAGGCACAAGTACTATGCGAAGAGATTATTAACAGTGGTAAATACCAATTACAATCTAATTTTAGTAATGTATTTTACTCTGAGTTAAACTCTGAAGTTATTTGGGCTATCGGTTACAACAGCCAATTACAAGACAACAGTCAGTTATTTTCTGCAGAATTTATGAATGCTGTAGGTAACTCAAGTGGTGTAAACTACGTTACAACAGATTTAAAAGCCGCTTTAGATGAAGAAGGTGGATTAAGAACGCCTGTGGCTTATAGAGAAGATCCGCTTACAATTTTTGGAGGAACTATTAGATACCAAACAGCTAAGTACTTCCCTGATGGTGATTCAGGAGGAGCAGACGGTCAAACTTTCGAAGGTGTACCTACTTTAGCAGGTAACGACTGGATTGTATTACGTTATGCAGATGTATTATTAATGCATACAGAAGCCATTTTAGCAGGTGCTACAGAAACGTCAAATGCTAATGCTATTAATTCCTTTATGGAAGTGAGAAGAAGAGCTTGGCCAGATTCGGCTACGCCTGGAAAAGTAACTAGAGATGAGTTGTTATTAGAGAGACGTGTAGAATTTTCTTCAGAAAACCAAAGGTTCTTCGACTTGTTACGTTTTAAAGTAGCAAATTCAGTATTATCTGCATTTGCAGCT